The Lagopus muta isolate bLagMut1 chromosome 4, bLagMut1 primary, whole genome shotgun sequence genome has a window encoding:
- the LOC125691549 gene encoding UPF0462 protein C4orf33-like isoform X2: protein MKMEVRIEHTWDGLPVSHDPVAIALQSYDAGLLMQVSAPFFNDPPAPLGAPGKPFRKLWDYEVVEAFFLSDGSEQYLEVELCPHGQHLLLLLSGKRRVWKEELPLEFDVTRTETKWRGRAHLPWNYFPPGINKFNAFAIHGSGDHRKYEALYPVPRHKLQEGQKPDLDGSELWKN, encoded by the exons ATGAAGATGGAGGTAAGAATTGAGCACACGTGGGATGGTTTACCTGTGAGCCACGACCCCGTAGCAATTGCACTTCAGTCGTATGATGCAGGACTGCTAATGCAAGTGAGTGCTCCCTTCTTCAATGATCCTCCAGCGCCACTTGGAGCGCCAGGGAAACCCTTCAGAAAACTGTGGGACTATGAAG TTGTAGAAGCATTTTTCTTGAGTGACGGAAGTGAGCAGTATCTAGAAGTTGAACTTTGTCC TCATGGACAACACTTACTGTTGCTGCTTTCTGGCAAAAGAAGAGTGTGGAAA GAAGAACTTCCCTTAGAATTCGATGTGACCAGAACGGAAACCAAATGGAGGGGTAGAGCTCATCTGCCTTGGAATTATTTTCCACCAGGCATTAACAAGTTCAATGCCTTTGCAATCCACGGCTCAGGAGATCACAGAAAATATGAAGCACTTTATCCTGTGCCTCGACACAAACTTCAGGAAGGCCAGAAACCAGACTT AGATGGCTCTGAGTTATGGAAGAACTAG